A stretch of DNA from Nocardioides sp. Arc9.136:
TACCGGTCCGGCGCACCACCGAGCCCAGGAGACCGCACCCGTGAAGCTGCAGACCACCATCGACGCACCCGACGCCGGCACCCCCGACTGGCCGATGCTCATCGGCGGGGAGTGGGTCCCCTCGGAGAGCGGCGAGTGGCGCGACGTGGTCACGCCCGCACGCGCCGAGCAGGTCCTGGCCCGGGTCCCCGAGAGCACGAAGGCGGACCTCGACCGCGCGGTCGCGGCCGCCACGGCGGCGCTGCCGGCCTGGCGGGCGCTGCACTTCCGCGAGCGCGGCACGATCCTGCTGCGCATCGCCGACGCGCTCGAGCAGCGCGCCGAGGACTTCGCCCAGCTGACCGCCCAGGACACCGGCAACGCGCTGCGCACCCAGGCGCGGCCGGAGTCGGCGACGCTGGTGGCGCTGTTCCGGTACTTCGGCGGCGTGGCTGGTGAGTTCAAGGGGACCGTGCTGCCGGCCGGCGACGACCAGCTTCAGTACACCCGGCTGGAGCCGCTCGGCGTGGTCGGCGCGATCCTGCCGTGGAACTCCCCGCTGATGATCGCCGCGATGAAGCTCCCCGCCGCGCTGGCCGCGGGCAACACGCTCGTGGTCAAGCCCGCCGAGGACGCCCCGCTGACGATCCTCCTGCTCGCCCAGGTGATGTCCGAGCACCTGCCCGCCGGCGTGCTCAACGTCGTCACCGGCGTCGGCGAGACCGTCGGCCAGGCGATCTCCGAGCACCCGGGCATCCACAAGGTCTCCTTCACCGGCTCCTCCGAGGTCGGGCGGGTCGTCGGCGCGACCGCCGGTGGCCGGCTGGCCCACCAGTCCCTCGAGCTGGGCGGCAAGAGCCCCAACATCGTCTGCCCCTCCGCCGCCGCCCCCGACGTCATCGAGGCGACCGCCGAGGGCGTGCTGCTCGCGATGCGCTTCACCCGCCAGGGCCAGTCCTGCACGGCCGGCTCGCGGCTGTTCCTCCACGAGGACGTGCACGACGAGTTCCTGCGCGTGCTGGTCGAGAAGGTCTCGGCGCTCAAGGTCGGCGACCCGCTCGCCGAGGAGACCGACATGGGCGCGATCATCAACCGCTCGCAGTACGAGCAGGTCCTCGACTACATCGAGGACGGCAAGTCCCAGCCCGGCGTCCGGGTCGCGCTGGACATGTCGCGCGAGGTCCCCGAGGGGCTCGAGGGCTACTACCAGGGCCCGACCATCCTCGCCGGGGTCGCCAACGACTGGCGGATCGCCCGCGAGGAGGTCTTCGGCCCGGTCCTGGTCGTCATCCCGTGGACGGACGAGGACGACGTCGTGGCGATGGCCAACGACTCCCACTACGGCCTCGCGGCGTTCGTCTGGTCCCGCGACATCGACCAGGCCCTCGGCCTCGCCCACCGCATCGAGTCCGGCTGGGTGCAGGTCAACCAGGGCGGCGGCCAGGTGATCGGCCAGTCCTACGGCGGCTACAAGTCCTCCGGCATCGGCCGGGAGTTCTCCATCGAGGGCGCCATCGAGGGCTTCACCCAGACCAAGCAGATCAACGTCAAGCTGGGTCGCTGAGGCTCGCGCCGGCCGGATGGTTCATCGGCCAGCCGCTGGAACTCCTGGTTGGCCGCTGAAACTTCAGCGGCCGACCGACAGCTTCATCGGCCAGCCGCTGAAGCTTCCGGCCGCCCGCCCGCTCACGTCCCGCAGTACGTCGTGTACGACCCGAAGTCGGGCGGGGCGGGGGCGGCGTACGCCTCCAGCCCCGGGCGCTCGTCGTACGGCGCGCGCAGCACGTCGACGAGCCGCTCGACCGGCCCCAGGTCGCCGGCGGTGGCGGCGTCGAGCGCCTCCTCGACAAGGTGGTTGCGCGGGACGTAGACCGGGTTGACCCGGTCCATGGCGTCCGCGTCCGGCCCGAGGGCGCGCCACCGCTCGAGCCAGTCGTCGAGGACCGGGAGGTCGAGCACGATCCCGCGGACCGGCTCGGCGTCCCCGCGGGCGGCGGCGGAGAGGGCGCGGAAGAACGACGTCCAGTCGACGTGCCCGGACCGCAGGATGGGGAAGAGCTCGTCGACCAGGCGCACCAGCACGTCCTCGGCGAGCCCGGCGGGCAGGCCGGTCTTCAGGCGCATCCGCTCGGTGAACGCCGCGCTGTAGGTGCTCCGGAACGCCCCGAGCGCCTCGGTGGCGATCTCGATGGCGCGGTCCTCGGACTCGTCGAGCAGCGGCAGCAGCGCCTCGGCGAGGCGGGCGAGGTTCCACTCGGCGACGACGGGCTGGTTGCCGTAGGCGTAGCGCCCGCCCTCGTCGATCGAGCTGAACACGGTGGCGGGGTCGAAGGCCTCCATGAACGCGCACGGGCCGTAGTCGATGGTCTCCCCGGAGAGCGTCATGTTGTCGGTGTTCATCACGCCGTGCACGAACCCGATCGACATCCACTGGGCGACCAGCGCCGCCTGCACCGCGACCACCGACTCCAGCAGGGCGAGGTACGGCGCGGCGGCCTCCCGCGCCGCGGGGTGGTGCCGGTCGATCGCGTGGTCGGCGAGGCGGCGCAGCAGCTCGGTGTCGCCCGTCGCGCGGGTGTACTGCACCGTTCCGACGCGGAGGTGGCTCGACGCCACGCGCGCCAGGACCGCGCCGGGG
This window harbors:
- a CDS encoding YdiU family protein gives rise to the protein MSVAPSPTVRLGHRFADELPELAVPWQAAEAPEPRLLALDEELAADLGLDPAWLRGPEGLGLLTGTVVPEGARPVAQAYSGHQFGGFSPRLGDGRALLLGELVDGRGRTRDLHLKGSGRTPFARGGDGLAAVGPMLREHVVATAMHALGVPTTRSLAVVGTGRKVQRETVLPGAVLARVASSHLRVGTVQYTRATGDTELLRRLADHAIDRHHPAAREAAAPYLALLESVVAVQAALVAQWMSIGFVHGVMNTDNMTLSGETIDYGPCAFMEAFDPATVFSSIDEGGRYAYGNQPVVAEWNLARLAEALLPLLDESEDRAIEIATEALGAFRSTYSAAFTERMRLKTGLPAGLAEDVLVRLVDELFPILRSGHVDWTSFFRALSAAARGDAEPVRGIVLDLPVLDDWLERWRALGPDADAMDRVNPVYVPRNHLVEEALDAATAGDLGPVERLVDVLRAPYDERPGLEAYAAPAPPDFGSYTTYCGT
- a CDS encoding aldehyde dehydrogenase family protein, yielding MKLQTTIDAPDAGTPDWPMLIGGEWVPSESGEWRDVVTPARAEQVLARVPESTKADLDRAVAAATAALPAWRALHFRERGTILLRIADALEQRAEDFAQLTAQDTGNALRTQARPESATLVALFRYFGGVAGEFKGTVLPAGDDQLQYTRLEPLGVVGAILPWNSPLMIAAMKLPAALAAGNTLVVKPAEDAPLTILLLAQVMSEHLPAGVLNVVTGVGETVGQAISEHPGIHKVSFTGSSEVGRVVGATAGGRLAHQSLELGGKSPNIVCPSAAAPDVIEATAEGVLLAMRFTRQGQSCTAGSRLFLHEDVHDEFLRVLVEKVSALKVGDPLAEETDMGAIINRSQYEQVLDYIEDGKSQPGVRVALDMSREVPEGLEGYYQGPTILAGVANDWRIAREEVFGPVLVVIPWTDEDDVVAMANDSHYGLAAFVWSRDIDQALGLAHRIESGWVQVNQGGGQVIGQSYGGYKSSGIGREFSIEGAIEGFTQTKQINVKLGR